GATGATCGGGACCGTCGACTCCTCGCGGATGAGCTTGCAGAGATCCAGACCGGACATCTCCGGGAGCATGAGGTCGAGGACGACGAGGCTTGGGCGCTCGGTGCGGAAGCGTTCGAGCCCGGCGTTGCCGTCCTGCGCGACCGTGACCCGAAAGCCTTCCCGCTCGAGGTTGTACCGAACCGATTCCGCCAAGGATGCTTCGTCCTCGACGAGGAGGATCATCCCGCTCCTTCGACTTCCGGGTGGGATGCGTCGGTGAACTCGCGGAACTGACCGGTGATCAAGAAGGCGACCTGTTCGGCGATGTCGACCGCGTGGTCACCGATCCGCTCCAGCTGACGTGAGACGACCATCATCCGGATCGCCCACTCGAGCATCTGCGGATCCCACGCGCACGACGCCACTTCCCGATACATGCCCCTGTTCAGGCGATCGACGGGGTCGTCCATCTCGGGCAGCTTGAGGGCGAGCTCGATGTCGCGGCGCGCGAGCGCGTCCATGGATGCCCGGAGCATCTGCCGGGCGATGTCGCCCATCTCGGTGAGGTGGGACAGGATCGTTTGGTTCACGGGCAGGCCGTGGACCACCTTGACGATCTTGGCGACGTTGACCGCCATGTCGCCGACCCGTTCCAGGTGCACGTTCGTGTGGAGGATCGCGGAGATCAGCCGCAGGTCGACCGCGACGGGCGTCTGAAGGGCGAGGAGCTCGAGCGTTCGCCGCTCCACCGCCATGTAGCGGTCGTCGAGATCGTCGTCTGAGGCGATCACGAGGTCAGCGGCGGCGAGGTCGTCGTGGGTCAACGATTCCATCGCTGCGGCGAGCATGCGCTCCCCCACCTCGCCCATCCCGAGCACATCGAGCTCGAGGCCATCGAGCTCTTCGTGGAAGTGCCGCTTCGCCGGCTCCGCCAT
The genomic region above belongs to Actinomycetota bacterium and contains:
- the phoU gene encoding phosphate signaling complex protein PhoU, with the translated sequence MAEPAKRHFHEELDGLELDVLGMGEVGERMLAAAMESLTHDDLAAADLVIASDDDLDDRYMAVERRTLELLALQTPVAVDLRLISAILHTNVHLERVGDMAVNVAKIVKVVHGLPVNQTILSHLTEMGDIARQMLRASMDALARRDIELALKLPEMDDPVDRLNRGMYREVASCAWDPQMLEWAIRMMVVSRQLERIGDHAVDIAEQVAFLITGQFREFTDASHPEVEGAG